A genomic window from Nocardioides sp. BP30 includes:
- a CDS encoding CoA transferase subunit A, with product MDKVVSSAARAVADVGSGSTLAVGGFGLCGIPAVLIEALLASGADELEVFSNNAGVDDAGLGLLLGAGRLRRVVASYVGENKEFARQYLAGELEVELTPQGTLAERMRAGGSGIAAFYTRTGVGTQVAEGGMPWRYDGHGNVAIASPAKQVQSFEGPDGPREYVLERAIVADFGLVRAWKGDRHGNLVFRAAARNFNPLAAMCGRVTIAEVEHLVEPGELGPDEIHLPGVYVQRVLPLTPEQAADKLIEKRTVRSRG from the coding sequence GTGGACAAGGTGGTCTCCTCGGCGGCGCGGGCGGTGGCCGACGTCGGGTCCGGCTCGACGCTCGCCGTCGGCGGGTTCGGGCTGTGTGGCATCCCCGCCGTGCTGATCGAGGCGCTGCTGGCCTCGGGCGCCGACGAGCTGGAGGTGTTCTCGAACAACGCCGGCGTCGACGACGCGGGCCTGGGCCTGTTGCTGGGCGCCGGCCGGCTGCGGCGCGTGGTCGCGTCCTACGTCGGGGAGAACAAGGAGTTCGCCCGCCAGTACCTGGCCGGTGAGCTCGAGGTCGAGCTCACCCCCCAGGGCACCCTGGCCGAGCGGATGCGAGCCGGCGGGTCGGGCATCGCCGCGTTCTACACCCGCACCGGCGTCGGCACCCAGGTCGCCGAGGGCGGGATGCCGTGGAGGTACGACGGCCACGGCAACGTGGCGATCGCCTCCCCGGCCAAACAGGTGCAGTCCTTCGAGGGACCCGACGGGCCTCGGGAGTACGTGCTGGAGCGGGCGATCGTCGCCGACTTCGGCCTCGTGCGCGCCTGGAAGGGCGACCGGCACGGCAACCTGGTCTTCCGGGCCGCGGCACGCAACTTCAACCCACTCGCCGCGATGTGCGGTCGGGTCACGATCGCCGAGGTCGAGCATCTGGTCGAGCCCGGCGAACTGGGTCCCGACGAGATCCACCTGCCCGGGGTCTATGTCCAGCGTGTCCTCCCGCTCACGCCCGAGCAGGCCGCGGACAAGCTGATCGAGAAGCGGACCGTGAGGAG